One Triticum dicoccoides isolate Atlit2015 ecotype Zavitan chromosome 5B, WEW_v2.0, whole genome shotgun sequence genomic window carries:
- the LOC119312614 gene encoding uncharacterized protein LOC119312614: MGSAAADGEKPSGHLAQPLLGQPQPQPQHLYYAYPAAAYGYAPGPPPPPPPPSLVLLNPPPIFVRLRRLRPRRIPCIRRFSARTLPLLLALALLAGLAFLLYPSAPAARVADIRLDSFRVNPPPFPALDFNLALSLRVRNPGFLLPLRYRAVSAAVSYRGRLLGSGTARPGSGELDARGVTYASSEVWVDAGRVLDDVIELIGDIAAGSVPLEIVTEVVGAVRLFHFNIPVKGLMSCSVNVSPGTQSIISQDCY; the protein is encoded by the exons ATgggatccgcggcggccgacgGCGAGAAGCCCTCGGGCCACCTCGCCCAGCCCCTCCTCGGCCAGCCTCAGCCCCAGCCCCAGCACCTGTACTACGCCTATCCCGCCGCCGCCTACGGCTACGCCCCGgggcctcctccgcctccgcctcccccgTCGCTCGTCCTCCTCAACCCGCCCCCCATCTtcgtccgcctccgccgcctccgcccgcggcGCATCCCCTGCATCCGGCGCTTCTCCGCCCGCACGCTCCCGCTCCTCCTCGCCCTCgcgctcctcgccggcctcgctttcCTCCTCTACCcgtccgcccccgccgcccgcgtcgccgACATCCGCCTCGACAGCTTCCGCGTCAACCCGCCGCCCTTCCCCGCGCTGGATTTCAACCTCGCGCTCAGCCTCCGCGTCCGCAATCCCGGGTTCCTCCTCCCTCTCCGCTATCGCGCCGTCTCTGCCGCCGTCTCGTACCGCGGCCGTCTGCTCGGCTCCGGCACCGCGCGCCCCGGATCCGGCGAGCTCGACGCGAGAGGGGTTACGTATGCCTCTTCTGAGGTGTGGGTGGACGCCGGCAGGGTGCTGGACGACGTGATCGAGCTTATCGGGGACATCGCCGCTGGGTCTGTGCCGCTGGAGATAGTGACCGAGGTGGTCGGCGCGGTCAGGCTGTTCCATTTCAACATCCCCGTTAAG GGCCTGATGTCCTGCTCGGTGAATGTCAGCCCAGGCACCCAGAGTATCATAAGTCAGGATTGTTACTAA
- the LOC119310512 gene encoding high-affinity nitrate transporter-activating protein 2.1-like: protein MARSELVMALLVVVLAADCCASAGAVAYLSKLPVTLDVTASPSPGQVLHASKDVITVTWALNATRSAGVDADYRNVEVRLCYAPVGQNEREWRKTSDNLEKDKTCLFKVTQQPYPSVGKVEYRIAAHIPTATYSVRAYALDASGTQVAFGQTLRTATFNIVGITGINTSIKVAAGVFSTFSVASLAFFFFFFIL from the exons ATGGCACGGTCAGAGCTGGTCATGGCGTTGCTGGTGGTGGTCCTCGCCGCCGACTGCTGCGCGTCGGCGGGCGCCGTGGCGTACCTCTCCAAGCTGCCTGTGACCCTCGACGTCACCGCATCCCCCAGTCCCGGCCAAG TTCTTCATGCCAGCAAGGACGTGATCACGGTGACGTGGGCCCTGAACGCGACTCGGTCAGCCGGCGTGGACGCCGACTACAGAAACGTGGAGGTCAGACTCTGCTACGCGCCGGTGGGCCAGAACGAGCGTGAGTGGCGCAAGACCTCCGACAACCTCGAGAAGGACAAGACGTGCCTGTTCAAGGTTACCCAGCAGCCCTATCCCAGCGTCGGTAAGGTTGAGTACCGCATCGCCGCCCACATCCCCACCgccacctactc GGTGCGCGCCTACGCGCTCGACGCCTCCGGCACGCAGGTCGCCTTCGGCCAGACACTGCGCACCGCTACCTTCAACATCGTCGGTATCACAGGCATCAACACCTCCATCAAGGTCGCCGCCGGCGTTTTCTCCACCTTCTCTGTCGCCTCcctcgccttcttcttcttcttcttcattctctAA